Below is a window of Mycobacterium dioxanotrophicus DNA.
GCTGATCTTCTCGTAGGTGGTGCCCGCGCGCGGACCGTCGTCCTTGGAGACCACGGTGCCGTCAGGCAGGGTCACCGGAACGATCTCGCGCTCGAAGAAGCCGCTGTTGATGGCTTCCTCGGCCCTGTTCTGCGACCGAACACCCCAGTGATCCTGGTCTTCACGGCTGATGCCGGTGTGCAGTGCGACGTTCTCGGCGGTCTGACCCATGGCGATGTACACGTCGGGCAGCAGGCCGTCTTCGCGGGGATCGTGCCACTCGTCGGCGCCTGCCGCGGCCTGGTCGGAGCGGGCCATCGCGTCGGCGTATATCGGGTTCTTGGTGTCGGGCCAGCCGTCGGCGTTGCCCTTGGCGAACCGGGACACGGTTTCGACGCCTGCGGAGATGAAGGCATGGCCCTCACCGGCTTTGATCGCGTGGAACGCCATGCGGGTGGTCTGCAGAGACGACGAACAGTAGCGGTTGACGGTGGTGCCGGGCAGGAAGTCGTAGCCGAGTGAAACCGCGACGGCGCGACCGATGTTGAACCCGGCCTCACCACCGGGCTGGCCGCAGCCCATGATCAGGTCGTCGATGTCGCGGGGGTCCAGAGCAGGCACTTTGTCCAGCACGGCCTTGACCATCTGGGCGGCCAGGTCGTCGGGACGCATGTTGACGAGTGAGCCTTTGCCTGCGCGGCCGATCGGCGAGCGGGCAGTGGCA
It encodes the following:
- a CDS encoding acetyl-CoA C-acetyltransferase; the protein is MPEAVIVATARSPIGRAGKGSLVNMRPDDLAAQMVKAVLDKVPALDPRDIDDLIMGCGQPGGEAGFNIGRAVAVSLGYDFLPGTTVNRYCSSSLQTTRMAFHAIKAGEGHAFISAGVETVSRFAKGNADGWPDTKNPIYADAMARSDQAAAGADEWHDPREDGLLPDVYIAMGQTAENVALHTGISREDQDHWGVRSQNRAEEAINSGFFEREIVPVTLPDGTVVSKDDGPRAGTTYEKISQLKPVFRPNGTITAGNACPLNDGAAALVVMSDVRARELGLTPLARVVSTGVSGLSPEIMGLGPIEAVKKALANANMTIGDIDLYEINEAFAVQVLGSARALGMDEDKLNVSGGAIALGHPFGMTGARITATLLNNLQTYDKTFGIETMCVGGGQGMAMVVERLS